The following are from one region of the Salmo trutta chromosome 22, fSalTru1.1, whole genome shotgun sequence genome:
- the LOC115158214 gene encoding cold-inducible RNA-binding protein B isoform X3, which produces MSDEGKLFVGGLCFDTDETSLEEAFSKYGNIAKVDVVRDRETQRSRGFGFVTFENPEDAKDAMAAMNGKSVDGRMIRVDEAGKSGGRSDRGGGFRGGSGGFRGGSGGFRGGRGRGGGGYGGGERSYGGDRSYGGDRSYGGDRSYGGGGDRSYGGGYRSGGGGGYSSGGGSGGYREARSGGEGGYGGRSGGSYRDSYDSYG; this is translated from the exons ATGTCTGACGAAGGGAAGCTTTTTGTTGGAGGATTGTGTTTTGACACCGATGAAACTTCACTGGAAGAGGCATTTTCAAAATATGGAAACATTGCTAAAG TCGACGTTGTCAGAGACCGAGAGACGCAGAGATCCAGGGGTTTTGGCTTTGTGACTTTTGAAAACCCAGAAGATGCCAAAGACGCAATGGCTGCAATGAATGGCAAG TCGGTCGATGGCAGGATGATTCGTGTGGATGAAGCTGGCAAGTCAGGAGGAAGATCTGACCGCGGGGGCGGCTTCAGGGGCGGTTCTGGTGGCTTCAGGGGTGGTTCTGGTGGCTTCAGAGGAGGCAGAGGAAGAG GTGGTGGAGGTTATGGTGGGGGAGAAAGAAGCTATGGTGGGGACCGCAGCTATGGCGGGGACCGCAGCTATGGGGGGGACCGCAGCTATGGGGGCGGCGGGGACCGTAGCTATGGCGGTGGCTACAGGAGTGGTGGGGGAGGAGGATACTCCTCTGGGGGTGGCAGCGGAGGTTACAGAGAGGCCAG GAGTGGAGGAGAAGGTGGTTATGGTGGCCGCTCTGGGGGATCCTACCGAGACAGCTATGACAGCTATG GTTAA
- the LOC115158214 gene encoding cold-inducible RNA-binding protein B isoform X2 has translation MSDEGKLFVGGLCFDTDETSLEEAFSKYGNIAKVDVVRDRETQRSRGFGFVTFENPEDAKDAMAAMNGKSVDGRMIRVDEAGKSGGRSDRGGGFRGGSGGFRGGSGGFRGGRGRGGGGYGGGERSYGGDRSYGGDRSYGGDRSYGGGGDRSYGGGYRSGGGGGYSSGGGSGGYREARSGGEGGYGGRSGGSYRDSYDSYATHE, from the exons ATGTCTGACGAAGGGAAGCTTTTTGTTGGAGGATTGTGTTTTGACACCGATGAAACTTCACTGGAAGAGGCATTTTCAAAATATGGAAACATTGCTAAAG TCGACGTTGTCAGAGACCGAGAGACGCAGAGATCCAGGGGTTTTGGCTTTGTGACTTTTGAAAACCCAGAAGATGCCAAAGACGCAATGGCTGCAATGAATGGCAAG TCGGTCGATGGCAGGATGATTCGTGTGGATGAAGCTGGCAAGTCAGGAGGAAGATCTGACCGCGGGGGCGGCTTCAGGGGCGGTTCTGGTGGCTTCAGGGGTGGTTCTGGTGGCTTCAGAGGAGGCAGAGGAAGAG GTGGTGGAGGTTATGGTGGGGGAGAAAGAAGCTATGGTGGGGACCGCAGCTATGGCGGGGACCGCAGCTATGGGGGGGACCGCAGCTATGGGGGCGGCGGGGACCGTAGCTATGGCGGTGGCTACAGGAGTGGTGGGGGAGGAGGATACTCCTCTGGGGGTGGCAGCGGAGGTTACAGAGAGGCCAG GAGTGGAGGAGAAGGTGGTTATGGTGGCCGCTCTGGGGGATCCTACCGAGACAGCTATGACAGCTATG CTACACACgagtaa
- the LOC115158214 gene encoding cold-inducible RNA-binding protein B isoform X1: protein MSDEGKLFVGGLCFDTDETSLEEAFSKYGNIAKVDVVRDRETQRSRGFGFVTFENPEDAKDAMAAMNGKSVDGRMIRVDEAGKSGGRSDRGGGFRGGSGGFRGGSGGFRGGRGRGGGGYGGGERSYGGDRSYGGDRSYGGDRSYGGGGDRSYGGGYRSGGGGGYSSGGGSGGYREARSGGEGGYGGRSGGSYRDSYDSYGKYNDVA from the exons ATGTCTGACGAAGGGAAGCTTTTTGTTGGAGGATTGTGTTTTGACACCGATGAAACTTCACTGGAAGAGGCATTTTCAAAATATGGAAACATTGCTAAAG TCGACGTTGTCAGAGACCGAGAGACGCAGAGATCCAGGGGTTTTGGCTTTGTGACTTTTGAAAACCCAGAAGATGCCAAAGACGCAATGGCTGCAATGAATGGCAAG TCGGTCGATGGCAGGATGATTCGTGTGGATGAAGCTGGCAAGTCAGGAGGAAGATCTGACCGCGGGGGCGGCTTCAGGGGCGGTTCTGGTGGCTTCAGGGGTGGTTCTGGTGGCTTCAGAGGAGGCAGAGGAAGAG GTGGTGGAGGTTATGGTGGGGGAGAAAGAAGCTATGGTGGGGACCGCAGCTATGGCGGGGACCGCAGCTATGGGGGGGACCGCAGCTATGGGGGCGGCGGGGACCGTAGCTATGGCGGTGGCTACAGGAGTGGTGGGGGAGGAGGATACTCCTCTGGGGGTGGCAGCGGAGGTTACAGAGAGGCCAG GAGTGGAGGAGAAGGTGGTTATGGTGGCCGCTCTGGGGGATCCTACCGAGACAGCTATGACAGCTATGGTAAGTATAATGATGTAGCCTAG